The following proteins are co-located in the Osmia lignaria lignaria isolate PbOS001 chromosome 12, iyOsmLign1, whole genome shotgun sequence genome:
- the LOC117603018 gene encoding omega-conotoxin-like protein 1, which translates to MSKFTMLIFVFLLATTLITAAPNRCGRHGDPCVSNSDCCNNISCHRYANRCQVVITEAELMAQREKILGRKGKDY; encoded by the exons ATGTCGAAGTTTACAATGCTCATTTTCGTCTTCCTATTGGCTACGACCCTTATTACGGCAGCTCCCAACAGGTGTGGTCGACATGGTGATCCC TGCGTGAGCAACTCTGATTGTTGCAACAACATATCTTGCCACCGATATGCGAACAGGTGTCAAGTGGTGATCACGGAGGCGGAACTGATGGCTCAACGGGAGAAGATCTTAGGTCGGAAAGGGAAGGATTACTAA
- the LOC117603019 gene encoding uncharacterized protein LOC117603019: MKIIFTILCLVLLAVSFVMGCKPPGLPCTDDSDCCGPLICNPWAGRCTKKMTPSSTNLPGNSEVPTNEKQK, encoded by the exons ATGAAGATCATTTTTACAATCTTGTGTCTCGTACTTCTGGCTGTTTCCTTCGTCATGGGTTGCAAGCCACCAGGTTTGCCT TGTACCGACGATAGTGATTGCTGTGGACCATTAATATGTAATCCATGGGCTGGTCGTTGCACCAAGAAAATGACCCCATCATCGACGAATCTGCCAGGAAATTCCGAAGTTCCAAccaatgaaaaacaaaaatga